The proteins below come from a single Drosophila kikkawai strain 14028-0561.14 chromosome 3R, DkikHiC1v2, whole genome shotgun sequence genomic window:
- the Efa6 gene encoding PH and SEC7 domain-containing protein isoform X3, with product MTEELKVVLRRSEQHSGFGFSLLGTTGPPHVIYDIVENSPAADCGAVEAGDVILKVNGTDVHRYTTKEVLKCLRLSEQLVTLELKRDPKLKARIKEQLANTQSPHYVDIESPNIYDYHSSSPHSSPNHRPAAGAKGTATTPTPTQSGLRYKSPTHLPSLRQNSSPLLASGSTTTTTTASHTLTHSRNSSASSTKIKVVETSITTSTTSSTTGIVGPTSPTGGEATSPTFRPSRIPQALKCPAPKPVPLLHSPQNKRPRPSQIPTKAANGNGNGIGHSSQLPPQALQHSNSYSGSPVTRQRFSTEREQEREPEPNSAPPQPAKAPRFEAYMMTGDLILNLSRTPQTSNLLPAQAKKVDSLRDSPSRLVNPRINGALAPRASGESSPTSSSSVDSPTNTSSDSVKREAKVLRKQQQQQPEQHQQQQQRDSINNSYNRKDSLTNDTLLMCEELERDEEAEYGQDEDNRQQRQRQQQQQQRYRQQQNQQRYEYYQNDDELEEQEEVEEREEDQTHYDITNIETYQSGLGRGDEDDSDRQCLVDDDDDDDAYDDEENDAGDEDYSTNSLGSGSAKQRLRALKQRTATRQQQRHRDAVDCAGRSGSGSSSTTVKSEAGGLGLDETSFSVPTSPISLSTPLIDKETANSVPTSPEPSSVAGQESGSGAGAGAGAVVVRRHNGHVVRKCDAAGFRTSKSEDHLQQIQREGIAAVIPIDIDEDVNSSLNTLLDTRQDSEDSQASDRDRIVWTYNAPLQPHQLAALQRQQQVQEQQFQQHQQQLQQQHQQHLQQQQLQQQNQQQQQTFYGQQSHSNSHSSSISSSPQHSAAGSPASPTSVSSSVMSSSGSKGALGLGSSSNGPTSAQQQQQQREQGGQVAQPPSGMPGLLSCPGGGPGGSSGGGCVTGGGGNNDQSVSEAISNISSPDYQDDDNLLSSRDILGGMVLSDPSDSDSTILVSDAAALQRQQLKQQLRAQQQQQRERERERDRDREQSEHKVVIQVRGLDSSNSSNGGRSEEDVITLTDEPLGTTSIGLRDGSPPVSDDGSDVESLHSYHYSPKAVDMPSAIRLAKRLHSLDGFKKSDVSRHLSKNNDFSRAVADEYLKYFTFEKKSLDQALREFLQQFSLSGETQERERVLVHFSKRFLDCNPGTFNSQDAVHTLTCAIMLLNTDLHGANINRKMSCAEFVDNLADLNDGENFPKDVLKFLYQAIKTKPLEWALDEDSAELQQQQRANNSALGNVGQNPFLDPPELATAVEYKKGYVMRKCCYDSSSKKTPFGKRSWKMFYCTLRDLVLYLHKDEHGFRKSQMSDNLHNAIRIHHALATKANDYTKKQHVFRLQTADQAEYLFQTSDSKELQSWVETINYVCAAISAPPLEGGVGSQKRFQRPLLPSKQSKLMLKEQLESHELQLAQLEQELNEHKKGPIPSKGLPLQNYKEKESYLQYEIRRYRTYVSILSAKLLADQQQLELQATQPAQAAAHDEEADTFPVGNTTACPPSTPQSISLQQPKEQQQQQQQAPPTNRKEKKKK from the exons GTTGAAGCCGGGGATGTCATCCTCAAAGTCAACGGCACGGATGTCCATCGCTACACAACGAAGGAAG ttcTCAAATGCCTGCGCCTTTCCGAACAGCTGGTGACCTTGGAGCTGAAGCGAG ATCCCAAGCTCAAGGCCCGGATCAAAGAGCAGCTGGCCAACACCCAGAGTCCGCACTATGTGGACATTGAGTCGCCCAATATCTACGACTaccacagcagcagccccCACTCCTCGCCCAACCATCGTCCCGCCGCCGGCGCGAAGGGAACGGCAACTACGCCCACGCCTACGCAGAGCGGGCTGCGCTACAAGTCGCCCACGCACTTGCCCTCACTGCGCCAGAACTCGTCACCACTGCTGGCGAGTggctccaccaccaccacgacCACCGCCTCGCACACGCTCACCCACAGCCGCAATTCGTCGGCCAGCTCTACCAAGATCAAGGTAGTGGAGACGAGCATTACCACCTCGACGACCAGCAGCACCACGGGTATAGTCGGTCCGACCTCACCCACCGGAGGGGAGGCCACCTCGCCCACCTTCCGCCCCTCTCGCATTCCACAGGCGCTCAAGTGCCCCGCCCCCAAGCCCGTGCCCTTGCTCCATTCGCCCCAGAATAAGCGGCCTCGCCCCTCGCAAATCCCGACGAAGGCAGCGAACGGGAACGGCAACGGGATCGGGCATTCCTCTCAGTTGCCGCCCCAGGCTCTGCAGCACTCAAACAGCTATAGCGGCAGTCCGGTTACCCGGCAACGATTCTCCACGGAAAGGGAGCAGGAAAGGGAGCCGGAGCCAAACTCGGCACCACCACAGCCGGCGAAGGCGCCACGCTTTGAGGCTTACATGATGACCGGTGACCTGATCCTGAACCTGTCCCGGACACCGCAGACCAGCAATCTCCTGCCCGCCCAGGCCAAGAAG GTGGACAGTCTCCGGGACTCGCCCAGTCGTCTAGTTAACCCACGGATCAACGGCGCTCTTGCGCCGCGTGCATCCGGCGAATCCTCGCCCACGTCCTCCTCGTCAGTGGACTCGCCCACCAACACCAGTTCGGATTCGGTGAAGCGCGAGGCCAAGGTGTTGCggaagcaacaacagcagcaaccagagcagcaccaacagcaacagcagcgggaCAGCATCAACAACAGCTACAATCGCAAGGACTCGCTGACCAACGACACGCTGCTGATGTGCGAAGAGCTGGAGCGGGACGAGGAGGCGGAGTATGGGCAGGACGAGGATAACCGCCAGCAGCGtcagcgccagcagcagcagcagcagcgatatCGGCAGCAACAGAATCAGCAACGCTACGAGTACTACCAAAACGACGacgagctggaggagcaggaggaagtGGAGGAGCGCGAGGAGGACCAGACGCACTATGACATCACCAACATCGAAACCTATCAGAGCGGACTGGGGCGCGGCGACGAGGATGACAGTGACCGCCAGTGTCTGGtggacgatgacgacgacgatgacgccTACGACGATGAGGAGAACGATGCCGGCGACGAGGACTACTCGACCAACTCCCTGGGCTCCGGTTCAGCCAAGCAGAGATTACGCGCCCTCAAGCAGCGGACGGCCACCCGGCAACAGCAGCGCCATCGAGATGCCGTCGACTGTGCCGGGCGCTCTGGATCGGGATCGTCGTCGACGACGGTCAAGAGCGAGGCGGGCGGTCTGGGCCTGGACGAGACCTCCTTCTCAGTGCCAACCTCCCCCATCTCGTTGTCTACGCCGCTGATCGACAAGGAGACGGCGAACTCGGTGCCCACCAGTCCGGAGCCCAGTTCCGTGGCCGGACAGGAGTCGGGCAGTGGCGCCGGTGCCGGTGCCGGAGCGGTAGTAGTGCGCCGCCACAACGGGCATGTGGTGCGGAAGTGTGATGCCGCCGGTTTCCGCACCAGCAAGTCCGAGGACCATTTGCAGCAGATCCAGCGGGAAGGCATCGCAGCCGTGATACCCATCGACATCGATGAGGATGTGAATAGTTCGCTGAACACGCTGCTGGACACGCGTCAGGACTCGGAGGACTCGCAG GCCTCGGATCGCGATCGTATTGTGTGGACTTATAATGCGCCACTGCAGCCGCACCAATTGGCGGCCCTACAGCGACAGCAGCAGGTTCAGGAGCAGCAGTtccagcagcaccaacagcagctccagcagcaacaccagcagcacctccagcagcagcaactccagcagcagaaccagcagcagcagcagacattCTACGGTCAGCAATCGCATTCAAATTCACATTCAAGTTCCATTAGTTCGTCGCCCCAGCACTCGGCTGCGGGCAGTCCGGCCTCGCCCACGTCGGTGTCGTCGTCGGTGATGTCCTCGTCAGGCTCTAAGGGCGCCCTGGGCCTGGGTAGCAGCAGCAATGGCCCCACATccgcgcagcagcagcaacagcagcgggaGCAGGGCGGTCAGGTGGCGCAGCCGCCCAGCGGGATGCCCGGTCTGCTCAGCTGCCCAGGTGGCGGTCCAGGCGGTTCTAGTGGTGGTGGTTGTGTaactggtggtggtggcaacAACGATCAGAGCGTCTCAGAGGCCATTTCGAATATTTCTAGTCCCGACTACCAAGACGACGATAATTTATTGAGTTCTCGCGATATTCTAGGCGGCATGGTACTTAGCGATCCCAGTGACTCGGACTCCACCATTCTCGTGTCGGACGCGGCCGCGCTGCAGCGCCAGCAGCTGAAGCAGCAGCTGCGtgctcagcagcagcagcagcgcgaGAGGGAGCGGGAGAGGGATCGCGACCGGGAGCAGTCCGAGCACAAGGTGGTCATCCAAGTGCGTGGCCtggacagcagcaacagcagtaaCGGCGGTCGCTCTGAGGAGGATGTGATTACGCTGACGGACGAACCGCTGGGCACGACTTCCATCGGACTGCGGGACGGGTCGCCGCCCGTCTCCGACGATGGCAGTGATGTGGAGTCGCTCCACTCGTACCACTACTCGCCCAAGGCCGTGGACATGCCCTCGGCCATTCGTTTGGCCAAAAGACTGCACTCCCTCGACGGTTTCAAGAAGAGCGACGTGTCGCGACACCTCAGCAAAAA CAACGACTTCAGTCGGGCGGTGGCCGATGAGTATCTGAAGTACTTCACCTTCGAGAAAAAGTCACTGGACCAGGCGCTGCGCGAGTTCCTCCAGCAATTCTCGTTGTCGGGGGAGACACAGGAACGGGAACGGGTGCTGGTGCACTTCTCCAAGCGCTTCCTCGACTGCAATCCGGGCACCTTCAACTCGCAGGATGCCGTGCACACGCTCACCTGTGCCATAATGCTGTTGAATACGGACCTGCACGGTGCCAACATCAATCGCAAGATGAGCTGTGCGGAGTTCGTGGACAATCTGGCTGATCTCAACGATGGCGAGAACTTTCCGAAGGATGTGCTCAAGTTTCTATATCAGGCCATCAAGACCAAGCCGCTGGAATGGGCGCT AGATGAGGATTCCGccgagctgcagcagcagcagagagccAACAACAGTGCCCTGGGCAATGTGGGACAGAATCCCTTCCTCGATCCGCCCGAACTGGCCACGGCTGTGGAGTACAAAAAGGGCTATGTGATGCGTAAATGCTGCTACGATAGCAGCTCCAAGAAGA CTCCGTTCGGCAAACGCTCCTGGAAGATGTTCTACTGCACGCTACGTGATCTTGTGTTGTATTTGCACAAAGACGAGCACGGTTTTCGCAAGAGTCAA ATGTCCGACAATCTGCACAATGCAATACGCATACATCACGCACTGGCCACCAAGGCCAACGACTATACCAAGAAGCAACATGTGTTCCGTCTGCAGACGGCCGATCAGGCCGAGTATCTATTCCAGACCAGCGACTCGAAGGAGCTGCAGTCGTGGGTGGAGACGATCAATTACGTGTGCGCGGCAATTTCGGCACCACCGCTCGAAGGCGGTGTGGGCAGCCAAAAGAGGTTCCAGCGTCCGCTTTTGCCAAGCAAACAGTCCAAGCTGATGCTG AAGGAGCAGCTGGAGTCGCATGAGTTGCAGCTGGCccagctggagcaggagctaAACGAGCACAAGAAGGGTCCGATTCCCAGCAAGGGACTGCCTCTGCAGAACtacaaggagaaggagagcTACTTGCAGTACGAG ATCCGTCGCTACCGCACCTACGTGAGCATATTGAGCGCCAAACTGCTGGCggatcagcagcagctggagctgcAGGCCACACAGCCGGCACAGGCGGCGGCGCACGACGAAGAGGCCGACACATTCCCAGTGGGCAACACCACCGCATGCCCGCCTTCCACGCCGCAAAGTATTAGCCTGCAGCAGccgaaggagcagcagcagcaacagcagcaggcaccGCCAACGAACAG aaaagagaagaaaaagaaataa
- the Efa6 gene encoding PH and SEC7 domain-containing protein isoform X7, translating into MTEELKVVLRRSEQHSGFGFSLLGTTGPPHVIYDIVENSPAADCGAVEAGDVILKVNGTDVHRYTTKEVLKCLRLSEQLVTLELKRDPKLKARIKEQLANTQSPHYVDIESPNIYDYHSSSPHSSPNHRPAAGAKGTATTPTPTQSGLRYKSPTHLPSLRQNSSPLLASGSTTTTTTASHTLTHSRNSSASSTKIKVVETSITTSTTSSTTGIVGPTSPTGGEATSPTFRPSRIPQALKCPAPKPVPLLHSPQNKRPRPSQIPTKAANGNGNGIGHSSQLPPQALQHSNSYSGSPVTRQRFSTEREQEREPEPNSAPPQPAKAPRFEAYMMTGDLILNLSRTPQTSNLLPAQAKKVDSLRDSPSRLVNPRINGALAPRASGESSPTSSSSVDSPTNTSSDSVKREAKVLRKQQQQQPEQHQQQQQRDSINNSYNRKDSLTNDTLLMCEELERDEEAEYGQDEDNRQQRQRQQQQQQRYRQQQNQQRYEYYQNDDELEEQEEVEEREEDQTHYDITNIETYQSGLGRGDEDDSDRQCLVDDDDDDDAYDDEENDAGDEDYSTNSLGSGSAKQRLRALKQRTATRQQQRHRDAVDCAGRSGSGSSSTTVKSEAGGLGLDETSFSVPTSPISLSTPLIDKETANSVPTSPEPSSVAGQESGSGAGAGAGAVVVRRHNGHVVRKCDAAGFRTSKSEDHLQQIQREGIAAVIPIDIDEDVNSSLNTLLDTRQDSEDSQSMATVIVNNSSSSSSLASNNNEGERNNNPSNCNTNSSSSSSKAGDNNNCRSERSESPATGVPRTMNCSSKLNYILCKKASDRDRIVWTYNAPLQPHQLAALQRQQQVQEQQFQQHQQQLQQQHQQHLQQQQLQQQNQQQQQTFYGQQSHSNSHSSSISSSPQHSAAGSPASPTSVSSSVMSSSGSKGALGLGSSSNGPTSAQQQQQQREQGGQVAQPPSGMPGLLSCPGGGPGGSSGGGCVTGGGGNNDQSVSEAISNISSPDYQDDDNLLSSRDILGGMVLSDPSDSDSTILVSDAAALQRQQLKQQLRAQQQQQRERERERDRDREQSEHKVVIQVRGLDSSNSSNGGRSEEDVITLTDEPLGTTSIGLRDGSPPVSDDGSDVESLHSYHYSPKAVDMPSAIRLAKRLHSLDGFKKSDVSRHLSKNNDFSRAVADEYLKYFTFEKKSLDQALREFLQQFSLSGETQERERVLVHFSKRFLDCNPGTFNSQDAVHTLTCAIMLLNTDLHGANINRKMSCAEFVDNLADLNDGENFPKDVLKFLYQAIKTKPLEWALDEDSAELQQQQRANNSALGNVGQNPFLDPPELATAVEYKKGYVMRKCCYDSSSKKTPFGKRSWKMFYCTLRDLVLYLHKDEHGFRKSQMSDNLHNAIRIHHALATKANDYTKKQHVFRLQTADQAEYLFQTSDSKELQSWVETINYVCAAISAPPLEGGVGSQKRFQRPLLPSKQSKLMLKEQLESHELQLAQLEQELNEHKKGPIPSKGLPLQNYKEKESYLQYEIRRYRTYVSILSAKLLADQQQLELQATQPAQAAAHDEEADTFPVGNTTACPPSTPQSISLQQPKEQQQQQQQAPPTNRKEKKKK; encoded by the exons GTTGAAGCCGGGGATGTCATCCTCAAAGTCAACGGCACGGATGTCCATCGCTACACAACGAAGGAAG ttcTCAAATGCCTGCGCCTTTCCGAACAGCTGGTGACCTTGGAGCTGAAGCGAG ATCCCAAGCTCAAGGCCCGGATCAAAGAGCAGCTGGCCAACACCCAGAGTCCGCACTATGTGGACATTGAGTCGCCCAATATCTACGACTaccacagcagcagccccCACTCCTCGCCCAACCATCGTCCCGCCGCCGGCGCGAAGGGAACGGCAACTACGCCCACGCCTACGCAGAGCGGGCTGCGCTACAAGTCGCCCACGCACTTGCCCTCACTGCGCCAGAACTCGTCACCACTGCTGGCGAGTggctccaccaccaccacgacCACCGCCTCGCACACGCTCACCCACAGCCGCAATTCGTCGGCCAGCTCTACCAAGATCAAGGTAGTGGAGACGAGCATTACCACCTCGACGACCAGCAGCACCACGGGTATAGTCGGTCCGACCTCACCCACCGGAGGGGAGGCCACCTCGCCCACCTTCCGCCCCTCTCGCATTCCACAGGCGCTCAAGTGCCCCGCCCCCAAGCCCGTGCCCTTGCTCCATTCGCCCCAGAATAAGCGGCCTCGCCCCTCGCAAATCCCGACGAAGGCAGCGAACGGGAACGGCAACGGGATCGGGCATTCCTCTCAGTTGCCGCCCCAGGCTCTGCAGCACTCAAACAGCTATAGCGGCAGTCCGGTTACCCGGCAACGATTCTCCACGGAAAGGGAGCAGGAAAGGGAGCCGGAGCCAAACTCGGCACCACCACAGCCGGCGAAGGCGCCACGCTTTGAGGCTTACATGATGACCGGTGACCTGATCCTGAACCTGTCCCGGACACCGCAGACCAGCAATCTCCTGCCCGCCCAGGCCAAGAAG GTGGACAGTCTCCGGGACTCGCCCAGTCGTCTAGTTAACCCACGGATCAACGGCGCTCTTGCGCCGCGTGCATCCGGCGAATCCTCGCCCACGTCCTCCTCGTCAGTGGACTCGCCCACCAACACCAGTTCGGATTCGGTGAAGCGCGAGGCCAAGGTGTTGCggaagcaacaacagcagcaaccagagcagcaccaacagcaacagcagcgggaCAGCATCAACAACAGCTACAATCGCAAGGACTCGCTGACCAACGACACGCTGCTGATGTGCGAAGAGCTGGAGCGGGACGAGGAGGCGGAGTATGGGCAGGACGAGGATAACCGCCAGCAGCGtcagcgccagcagcagcagcagcagcgatatCGGCAGCAACAGAATCAGCAACGCTACGAGTACTACCAAAACGACGacgagctggaggagcaggaggaagtGGAGGAGCGCGAGGAGGACCAGACGCACTATGACATCACCAACATCGAAACCTATCAGAGCGGACTGGGGCGCGGCGACGAGGATGACAGTGACCGCCAGTGTCTGGtggacgatgacgacgacgatgacgccTACGACGATGAGGAGAACGATGCCGGCGACGAGGACTACTCGACCAACTCCCTGGGCTCCGGTTCAGCCAAGCAGAGATTACGCGCCCTCAAGCAGCGGACGGCCACCCGGCAACAGCAGCGCCATCGAGATGCCGTCGACTGTGCCGGGCGCTCTGGATCGGGATCGTCGTCGACGACGGTCAAGAGCGAGGCGGGCGGTCTGGGCCTGGACGAGACCTCCTTCTCAGTGCCAACCTCCCCCATCTCGTTGTCTACGCCGCTGATCGACAAGGAGACGGCGAACTCGGTGCCCACCAGTCCGGAGCCCAGTTCCGTGGCCGGACAGGAGTCGGGCAGTGGCGCCGGTGCCGGTGCCGGAGCGGTAGTAGTGCGCCGCCACAACGGGCATGTGGTGCGGAAGTGTGATGCCGCCGGTTTCCGCACCAGCAAGTCCGAGGACCATTTGCAGCAGATCCAGCGGGAAGGCATCGCAGCCGTGATACCCATCGACATCGATGAGGATGTGAATAGTTCGCTGAACACGCTGCTGGACACGCGTCAGGACTCGGAGGACTCGCAG TCGATGGCCACTGTAATTGTAAACAACTCCTCTTCCTCATCGTCACTGGCCTCCAACAACAACGAGGGTGAGCGAAACAACAACCCCAGCAACtgcaacaccaacagcagcagcagcagcagcaaggctggcgacaacaacaactgccgcAGCGAGAGGAGCGAATCCCCAGCAACTGGTGTCCCAAGAACGATGAACTGCAGCAGCAAACTAAACTATATCTTGTGCAAAAAG GCCTCGGATCGCGATCGTATTGTGTGGACTTATAATGCGCCACTGCAGCCGCACCAATTGGCGGCCCTACAGCGACAGCAGCAGGTTCAGGAGCAGCAGTtccagcagcaccaacagcagctccagcagcaacaccagcagcacctccagcagcagcaactccagcagcagaaccagcagcagcagcagacattCTACGGTCAGCAATCGCATTCAAATTCACATTCAAGTTCCATTAGTTCGTCGCCCCAGCACTCGGCTGCGGGCAGTCCGGCCTCGCCCACGTCGGTGTCGTCGTCGGTGATGTCCTCGTCAGGCTCTAAGGGCGCCCTGGGCCTGGGTAGCAGCAGCAATGGCCCCACATccgcgcagcagcagcaacagcagcgggaGCAGGGCGGTCAGGTGGCGCAGCCGCCCAGCGGGATGCCCGGTCTGCTCAGCTGCCCAGGTGGCGGTCCAGGCGGTTCTAGTGGTGGTGGTTGTGTaactggtggtggtggcaacAACGATCAGAGCGTCTCAGAGGCCATTTCGAATATTTCTAGTCCCGACTACCAAGACGACGATAATTTATTGAGTTCTCGCGATATTCTAGGCGGCATGGTACTTAGCGATCCCAGTGACTCGGACTCCACCATTCTCGTGTCGGACGCGGCCGCGCTGCAGCGCCAGCAGCTGAAGCAGCAGCTGCGtgctcagcagcagcagcagcgcgaGAGGGAGCGGGAGAGGGATCGCGACCGGGAGCAGTCCGAGCACAAGGTGGTCATCCAAGTGCGTGGCCtggacagcagcaacagcagtaaCGGCGGTCGCTCTGAGGAGGATGTGATTACGCTGACGGACGAACCGCTGGGCACGACTTCCATCGGACTGCGGGACGGGTCGCCGCCCGTCTCCGACGATGGCAGTGATGTGGAGTCGCTCCACTCGTACCACTACTCGCCCAAGGCCGTGGACATGCCCTCGGCCATTCGTTTGGCCAAAAGACTGCACTCCCTCGACGGTTTCAAGAAGAGCGACGTGTCGCGACACCTCAGCAAAAA CAACGACTTCAGTCGGGCGGTGGCCGATGAGTATCTGAAGTACTTCACCTTCGAGAAAAAGTCACTGGACCAGGCGCTGCGCGAGTTCCTCCAGCAATTCTCGTTGTCGGGGGAGACACAGGAACGGGAACGGGTGCTGGTGCACTTCTCCAAGCGCTTCCTCGACTGCAATCCGGGCACCTTCAACTCGCAGGATGCCGTGCACACGCTCACCTGTGCCATAATGCTGTTGAATACGGACCTGCACGGTGCCAACATCAATCGCAAGATGAGCTGTGCGGAGTTCGTGGACAATCTGGCTGATCTCAACGATGGCGAGAACTTTCCGAAGGATGTGCTCAAGTTTCTATATCAGGCCATCAAGACCAAGCCGCTGGAATGGGCGCT AGATGAGGATTCCGccgagctgcagcagcagcagagagccAACAACAGTGCCCTGGGCAATGTGGGACAGAATCCCTTCCTCGATCCGCCCGAACTGGCCACGGCTGTGGAGTACAAAAAGGGCTATGTGATGCGTAAATGCTGCTACGATAGCAGCTCCAAGAAGA CTCCGTTCGGCAAACGCTCCTGGAAGATGTTCTACTGCACGCTACGTGATCTTGTGTTGTATTTGCACAAAGACGAGCACGGTTTTCGCAAGAGTCAA ATGTCCGACAATCTGCACAATGCAATACGCATACATCACGCACTGGCCACCAAGGCCAACGACTATACCAAGAAGCAACATGTGTTCCGTCTGCAGACGGCCGATCAGGCCGAGTATCTATTCCAGACCAGCGACTCGAAGGAGCTGCAGTCGTGGGTGGAGACGATCAATTACGTGTGCGCGGCAATTTCGGCACCACCGCTCGAAGGCGGTGTGGGCAGCCAAAAGAGGTTCCAGCGTCCGCTTTTGCCAAGCAAACAGTCCAAGCTGATGCTG AAGGAGCAGCTGGAGTCGCATGAGTTGCAGCTGGCccagctggagcaggagctaAACGAGCACAAGAAGGGTCCGATTCCCAGCAAGGGACTGCCTCTGCAGAACtacaaggagaaggagagcTACTTGCAGTACGAG ATCCGTCGCTACCGCACCTACGTGAGCATATTGAGCGCCAAACTGCTGGCggatcagcagcagctggagctgcAGGCCACACAGCCGGCACAGGCGGCGGCGCACGACGAAGAGGCCGACACATTCCCAGTGGGCAACACCACCGCATGCCCGCCTTCCACGCCGCAAAGTATTAGCCTGCAGCAGccgaaggagcagcagcagcaacagcagcaggcaccGCCAACGAACAG aaaagagaagaaaaagaaataa